A stretch of the Archangium violaceum genome encodes the following:
- a CDS encoding Rpn family recombination-promoting nuclease/putative transposase — protein MSGPHDLFARYTFGHPERAAAELRAVLPAHVVSEVDWSSLRREPGSVVDPELRETESDLLFTARLHTGHPLLLYVLLEHQSRVDRWMALRMLRYVVRQVERWRQEHPESERLPLIVPLVMYHGPDGAWTAPRQVEELFDLPRGEGMRERWRALVPRFEYLLDDLTAGREEALRARPGPPLARLAWLVLRYGRTGELARKLPDWGALFAQVQASPEGAEHLVVLIRYLLWVGDEAVHEVAGRVLHSVLDGQRAEELMRSYGEQLIERGLQQGLARGREEGLQQGLIRGRAEAILRILTARGVQVDEETRQRVLTCTDMAVLDLWFDRSLNATSLSDVLSDRSQ, from the coding sequence ATGTCTGGACCGCATGACCTCTTCGCCCGCTACACCTTCGGCCACCCCGAGCGGGCCGCCGCCGAGTTGCGCGCCGTGTTGCCCGCGCATGTCGTCTCCGAGGTGGACTGGTCGTCCCTGAGACGAGAGCCCGGCAGCGTAGTGGACCCGGAGCTGCGGGAGACCGAGAGCGACCTGCTCTTCACGGCTCGGCTGCACACGGGCCACCCGCTGCTGCTGTACGTGTTGCTGGAACATCAGTCCCGGGTGGACAGGTGGATGGCGCTGCGCATGCTGCGCTACGTCGTGCGTCAGGTGGAGCGCTGGCGCCAGGAGCACCCGGAGAGTGAACGGCTTCCGCTCATCGTCCCGTTGGTGATGTATCACGGGCCGGATGGAGCCTGGACGGCGCCGCGCCAGGTGGAAGAGCTCTTCGACCTGCCGCGAGGAGAGGGGATGCGGGAGCGCTGGCGAGCGCTGGTGCCGCGCTTCGAGTACCTGCTCGATGACTTGACGGCCGGGCGGGAAGAGGCGCTGAGAGCACGCCCTGGCCCACCGCTGGCCCGGCTGGCCTGGCTGGTTCTGCGCTACGGGCGTACCGGAGAATTGGCTCGGAAGCTGCCGGATTGGGGTGCGCTCTTCGCGCAGGTACAGGCAAGCCCGGAAGGAGCCGAGCATCTGGTAGTGCTCATCCGTTACCTGCTGTGGGTTGGGGACGAGGCCGTCCATGAAGTGGCCGGGCGGGTGTTACATTCGGTGCTGGATGGGCAACGAGCGGAGGAACTGATGCGCAGCTATGGTGAACAACTCATCGAGCGGGGACTTCAACAGGGCCTGGCGCGAGGCCGGGAGGAGGGTCTGCAACAGGGTCTGATTCGCGGACGTGCCGAGGCCATCCTGCGAATCCTCACCGCGCGGGGCGTACAGGTCGACGAGGAGACCCGACAGCGCGTCCTCACCTGCACGGACATGGCGGTCCTCGACCTCTGGTTCGATCGCTCCCTGAACGCCACTTCCCTCTCCGATGTGCTGAGCGACCGCTCTCAGTAG
- a CDS encoding trypsin-like serine protease — MHEETFVCRGSRLRGRDGCGGAPIHRKWVLIAGHCVEGGSPSSIRVVLGDHRVSVTAATEQVRTVSRFVLHPNFRYIGGAPVDDVALIALSSSVSIPSSYQFPDAIVSGWGWTGAYGSSSDALRQTKLKIQDNSRR; from the coding sequence ATGCATGAAGAAACATTTGTGTGTCGTGGTTCTCGGCTCCGCGGTCGTGATGGGTGTGGTGGCGCGCCCATCCACCGCAAGTGGGTGCTCATCGCGGGGCACTGTGTGGAGGGGGGTTCCCCTTCCTCCATACGTGTCGTCCTGGGCGATCACCGGGTCTCGGTCACGGCTGCGACGGAGCAGGTTCGCACCGTGAGCCGCTTCGTCCTGCACCCCAACTTCCGCTATATCGGCGGCGCGCCGGTGGACGACGTGGCCCTCATCGCGCTGTCCTCGTCCGTGAGCATCCCCTCGAGCTACCAGTTCCCCGACGCGATCGTTTCCGGGTGGGGCTGGACGGGCGCCTATGGCTCCTCGTCCGATGCGCTCCGGCAGACGAAGCTGAAGATCCAGGACAACTCCCGCAGGTGA
- a CDS encoding serine/threonine-protein kinase → MLGDDASRRPQLRPQPGPVGAPPGGVVESQAPTRPSLNNIVALQAASASRGTPPTDPLIGMQLGEYVIQEQIGIGGMGIVYRGEQPLIGKQVAIKVLRPEVDDQSLYVERLLAEARAVNAIRHRGIIDIFSFDQMPDGRQYFVMEYLEGSPLDTWLSRKGALSVQEALRLADELLDALSAAHRAGVIHRDLKPSNIFLVRQPGGGSYVKVLDFGLAKQMSSGQPLPQQTLNGLIIGTPEYMAPEQVRGDPVSARTDLYAFGIILFQLLTGKLPFTARVPAEYLVHHLEHTPPSPLELRPELPPALAQLVLKLLEKSPEARPTADEVRAGLQEVADSLPLPPGPRASREMRSLAMLVAEPAPAPTPPREAPPVSIGPPGTLPRSHALVAMGVAAGSLLLASGVAVFWLRKPAPEPVAVPAPISAPVAETPVKPPLAEPVAEPEPTLERAANPGPAPAPEVIRGVAPRASEPPRVNTERKPLLLVRIERLERKLRASSLSSDEKESARRLLRKARVRAERASTADERKEVNLNLDIWERQYLGN, encoded by the coding sequence GTGCTCGGTGACGACGCCTCCAGGCGCCCGCAGTTGAGGCCCCAGCCGGGCCCGGTGGGCGCTCCGCCCGGGGGCGTGGTGGAGAGCCAGGCTCCCACACGTCCATCTCTCAACAACATCGTGGCCCTCCAGGCGGCCTCGGCGTCCCGGGGGACGCCCCCCACCGATCCGCTCATCGGGATGCAACTGGGCGAGTACGTCATCCAGGAGCAGATCGGCATCGGTGGCATGGGCATCGTCTACCGGGGCGAGCAGCCGCTGATTGGCAAGCAGGTGGCCATCAAGGTCCTGCGGCCCGAGGTGGACGATCAGTCCCTGTACGTGGAGCGGCTGCTGGCGGAGGCCCGTGCGGTCAACGCCATCCGCCACCGGGGCATCATCGACATCTTCAGCTTCGACCAGATGCCAGATGGCCGGCAGTACTTCGTCATGGAGTACCTGGAGGGAAGCCCGCTCGACACCTGGCTCAGCCGCAAGGGGGCCCTGTCCGTGCAGGAGGCCCTCCGGCTCGCGGACGAGTTGCTGGACGCGCTCTCCGCCGCGCATCGCGCGGGCGTCATCCATCGCGACCTCAAGCCCAGCAACATCTTCCTGGTGCGGCAGCCCGGCGGCGGCTCCTACGTGAAGGTGCTGGACTTCGGTCTGGCCAAACAGATGTCGAGCGGCCAGCCGCTCCCGCAGCAGACGCTGAACGGGCTCATCATCGGGACGCCGGAGTACATGGCGCCCGAGCAGGTGCGTGGAGATCCGGTGAGCGCCCGGACGGACCTCTACGCGTTCGGAATCATTCTCTTCCAGCTGCTGACCGGGAAGCTGCCCTTCACGGCCCGGGTCCCCGCGGAGTACCTGGTCCACCACCTGGAGCACACGCCGCCCTCGCCGCTCGAGCTGCGGCCGGAGCTGCCCCCCGCGCTCGCACAGCTCGTGCTGAAGCTGCTGGAGAAGTCACCCGAGGCACGCCCCACCGCGGACGAGGTGCGTGCCGGGCTCCAGGAGGTCGCGGATTCGCTCCCCCTCCCGCCCGGGCCGCGCGCCTCGCGGGAGATGCGGAGCCTCGCGATGCTCGTCGCGGAACCGGCCCCCGCCCCCACCCCCCCGCGGGAAGCGCCGCCCGTGAGCATCGGCCCGCCCGGTACGTTGCCGCGGTCCCACGCCCTCGTGGCGATGGGCGTGGCCGCCGGGTCGCTCCTGCTCGCCTCGGGCGTGGCGGTGTTCTGGCTGCGGAAGCCCGCCCCAGAGCCGGTGGCGGTGCCCGCTCCCATCTCCGCTCCCGTGGCCGAGACTCCGGTGAAGCCTCCCCTGGCCGAGCCGGTCGCCGAGCCCGAGCCCACGCTCGAACGGGCCGCCAACCCCGGCCCCGCGCCCGCGCCGGAGGTCATTCGGGGCGTGGCGCCCCGCGCGAGCGAGCCGCCCAGGGTGAACACCGAGCGCAAGCCGCTCCTGCTCGTGCGCATCGAGCGCCTGGAGCGGAAGCTGCGCGCGAGCTCGCTGTCCTCGGACGAGAAGGAGAGCGCGCGCCGCCTGTTGAGGAAGGCTCGCGTCCGGGCGGAGCGCGCGTCGACCGCCGACGAGCGCAAGGAAGTGAATCTCAACCTCGACATCTGGGAGCGCCAGTACCTGGGTAATTGA
- a CDS encoding prenyltransferase, whose product MNTHSPFKHLLALGRVKFLLYSPILYTVGAIIPTVSGGTINASHFIHGVLFTWITHLMTHYCNEYYDLEPDRANVTPSPWTGGSRVLVKGLMEPKHSLRIAYVLAGVSFVLALLMPTLSARLLCLGAIFFSWQYSAPPLKLEALGLGEFTVTLVLNTLVPLLGYCLQSGGLQPHPLLLVLIPLGIIEYIRMMVMNMADWESDATTWKKTLVVRIGIERAVKIHGVGMVVAYLSLIPLYLVGVPGVVLLSVATTAFMGLRYAWQLQRGAWKKKETMWIIPYVASTHNGLGGSAALIGMILLKPGFSFFALELFPLYLYLGGFILLSTLARRKRKQASATPLDMAT is encoded by the coding sequence ATGAACACGCATTCCCCCTTCAAGCACCTGCTGGCACTCGGCCGCGTCAAGTTCCTGCTGTACAGCCCCATCCTCTACACGGTGGGAGCCATCATCCCCACCGTGTCGGGAGGCACCATCAATGCCTCTCACTTCATTCACGGTGTGCTCTTCACGTGGATCACCCACCTGATGACGCACTACTGCAATGAGTATTACGACCTGGAGCCGGACCGGGCCAACGTTACTCCCTCTCCATGGACCGGCGGCAGCCGGGTCCTCGTGAAGGGGCTCATGGAGCCGAAGCACTCCCTGCGCATCGCGTATGTGCTGGCCGGGGTGTCCTTCGTGCTCGCCCTGCTCATGCCGACCCTCAGTGCCCGCCTCCTGTGCCTGGGTGCCATCTTCTTCTCCTGGCAGTACAGTGCACCGCCGCTCAAGCTGGAGGCCCTGGGCCTGGGCGAGTTCACCGTCACCCTGGTGCTCAACACCCTCGTTCCGCTGCTCGGCTATTGCCTCCAGAGCGGTGGACTGCAACCCCATCCACTGCTGCTGGTGCTCATCCCGCTCGGCATCATCGAATACATCCGGATGATGGTCATGAACATGGCGGACTGGGAGAGCGACGCGACGACCTGGAAGAAGACCCTGGTGGTGCGGATCGGAATCGAGCGCGCCGTGAAGATCCACGGCGTCGGAATGGTCGTGGCGTACCTCTCGTTGATTCCACTCTACCTGGTGGGCGTACCGGGTGTCGTCCTCCTCTCCGTGGCCACCACGGCGTTCATGGGGTTGCGCTACGCCTGGCAGCTTCAGCGGGGGGCCTGGAAGAAGAAGGAGACGATGTGGATCATCCCCTACGTGGCCTCCACCCATAATGGGTTGGGGGGCTCCGCCGCGCTGATCGGGATGATCCTTCTCAAGCCGGGCTTTTCGTTCTTCGCCCTCGAGCTCTTCCCACTGTACCTCTATCTGGGAGGCTTCATCCTGCTGAGCACGCTGGCCCGCCGTAAGCGGAAGCAAGCCAGCGCCACGCCCCTCGACATGGCGACGTGA
- a CDS encoding ATP-binding protein, whose protein sequence is MGARIGLVIALSTLFSYLHMLYTLRAEVLEQLLHHVSERSQREQSIFLLAEDNHAFLKKALEERIRALAREDVSARFDSLFVRLPDGTVRNKPELLDGTRMVQGFIPPHVVLDAGFRTRFMAAYDVLTWYGPVLHLRFRTTYINLPEGAILGFWPWAPTWTQQLKPSFSILDYEDFPLTLPENNPRRQTAWTGIYLEAVSGIWMASVSTPLDLDGRHVASIGHDVLLDELMTRTINDHLPGAYNVLFREDGQLIAHPELELEGFTTSYNILSAAAQPDLAVSRLGSLESAAHLRGIFERVKNREPSQGMLELPEYGEYVAVTQLRGPGWYFATVLPESMVSQPALLAARFVLLLGILSLLLELIIMNQVLQQQISRPLKALTQATDKVAAGDFKVALDTARRDELGQLASAFQLMADEVQRREEALRQANEGLEQRVEERTRELKALHAQLLQTARRAGMAEIATNVLHNVGNVLNSVYTSAQIAKERMSGMRLEHVGRVAHMLQERETDLTAFLTQDERGRHLMPFLDKLGQNLLEDREELVSLLNDVGRYTEHIGDIVKVQQNYARTPRLHEQVSLSELVEDAIRINSAGLARHQVKVQRHIASLPPVMTDKHKTMMILVNLVSNAKYAMDSVAPSERLLTVTMEQASSDRVRIDIHDNGMGIAPEMLTRIFQYGFTTREEGHGFGLHSSALAAQELGGSLTVHSDGPGCGATFTLELPYHPVQTEV, encoded by the coding sequence ATGGGGGCACGCATCGGGCTTGTCATCGCCCTCTCCACGCTCTTCAGCTACCTCCACATGCTCTACACCCTGCGTGCGGAGGTCCTCGAGCAGTTGCTGCATCATGTCTCGGAGCGGAGCCAGCGGGAGCAGTCCATCTTCTTGTTGGCGGAGGACAACCACGCCTTCCTCAAGAAGGCCCTGGAGGAGAGGATTCGAGCGCTCGCGCGGGAAGACGTCAGCGCCCGCTTCGACAGCCTGTTCGTGCGGCTGCCCGATGGAACGGTTCGAAACAAGCCGGAGCTCCTCGATGGGACGAGGATGGTGCAAGGCTTCATTCCCCCGCACGTGGTCCTCGATGCCGGGTTCCGCACCCGGTTCATGGCCGCGTACGACGTGCTCACCTGGTACGGGCCCGTCCTCCATCTCCGATTCAGGACGACCTACATCAACCTGCCGGAGGGGGCGATCCTGGGCTTCTGGCCGTGGGCTCCCACCTGGACCCAGCAGCTCAAACCGAGCTTCTCCATCCTCGACTACGAGGATTTCCCTCTCACCCTGCCCGAGAACAACCCACGAAGGCAGACCGCCTGGACCGGCATCTACCTGGAGGCCGTCTCCGGGATCTGGATGGCCTCGGTGTCGACGCCGTTGGACCTGGATGGCCGCCATGTCGCATCGATCGGCCACGATGTCCTGCTCGACGAGTTGATGACCCGCACCATCAACGACCACCTGCCCGGTGCCTACAACGTCCTCTTCCGCGAGGATGGCCAGCTCATCGCTCATCCCGAGCTGGAACTGGAGGGCTTCACCACCTCCTACAACATCCTGAGCGCCGCCGCGCAGCCCGACCTCGCTGTCAGTCGCCTCGGTTCCCTGGAGAGCGCGGCCCACCTGCGCGGCATCTTCGAGCGGGTGAAGAACCGTGAGCCCTCGCAGGGCATGCTGGAGCTCCCGGAGTACGGCGAGTACGTCGCCGTGACGCAACTGCGAGGCCCCGGTTGGTACTTCGCCACCGTGTTGCCCGAGAGCATGGTGTCCCAGCCCGCCCTTCTCGCGGCGCGCTTCGTCCTGCTGCTCGGCATCCTGTCGTTGCTGCTGGAGCTGATCATCATGAACCAGGTGCTCCAACAGCAGATCTCCCGCCCCTTGAAGGCGCTGACCCAGGCCACCGACAAGGTGGCGGCCGGCGACTTCAAGGTGGCGTTGGACACCGCACGCCGCGACGAGCTGGGACAACTGGCCAGCGCCTTCCAGCTCATGGCCGACGAGGTCCAGCGGCGCGAGGAGGCCCTGCGCCAGGCCAACGAAGGGTTGGAGCAGCGGGTGGAGGAGCGCACCCGCGAGCTCAAGGCGCTCCACGCGCAGCTGCTGCAGACGGCCCGGCGAGCGGGCATGGCGGAGATCGCCACCAACGTGCTGCACAACGTGGGCAACGTGCTCAACAGCGTCTACACCTCGGCCCAGATCGCCAAGGAGCGGATGAGCGGGATGAGGCTCGAGCACGTGGGCCGGGTGGCCCACATGCTCCAGGAGCGCGAGACCGACCTCACCGCCTTCCTCACCCAGGACGAGCGCGGGCGCCATCTCATGCCCTTCCTGGACAAGCTGGGGCAGAACCTGCTGGAGGATCGCGAGGAGCTCGTCTCACTGCTGAATGACGTGGGCCGCTATACTGAGCACATCGGTGACATCGTCAAGGTACAGCAGAACTACGCCCGGACACCCCGGCTACACGAGCAGGTCTCCCTGTCGGAGCTGGTGGAGGATGCCATCCGCATCAACTCGGCCGGGCTCGCCCGTCACCAGGTGAAGGTGCAGCGCCACATCGCCTCCCTTCCCCCGGTGATGACGGACAAACACAAGACGATGATGATCCTCGTCAACCTGGTCAGCAATGCCAAGTATGCCATGGACTCGGTGGCACCGAGCGAACGGCTCCTGACGGTGACGATGGAGCAAGCCTCCTCGGACCGCGTCCGCATCGACATCCATGACAACGGCATGGGCATCGCGCCGGAGATGCTCACCCGCATCTTCCAGTATGGCTTCACCACGCGCGAGGAGGGGCACGGCTTCGGCTTGCATTCCAGTGCCCTGGCGGCCCAGGAGCTGGGCGGCTCCTTGACCGTCCACAGCGATGGGCCCGGGTGTGGCGCCACGTTCACCCTGGAGCTCCCCTACCACCCGGTCCAGACGGAGGTATGA
- a CDS encoding AAA family ATPase, giving the protein MDDWRIELLGSARLNSGRNGSRPLERKTAALLAYVALEGETARGKLAGLFWPESREATARNNLSQLLRRLRELLGESAVEGRDTVRLREDLLVDVRELVRGEPTWMDSPGGELLAQLSYDGCEALEGWLRATRMRVMSLQQKSLEARVLLEEGEGRLPAALEAAQRMILLEPTSEKAFQHLMRLHHQLGNRRAALQVWYQCEQVLERELGTRPSAETRQLVHDIQKEPIPPPHSPLARRALPLAVVHPPLLAGREREWVRMEEAWAARRPMFVIGPAGVGKSRLLMDFARSRGSWLLLTARPGDFDVPYATYVRGVREVLRRNPGLVLEDWVRRELSRLLPELSGEALPLPLSPEERARVFAAVVQLARLTLRGFDTIAFDDAQYMDRDSSELSLYILAQLQDEMSTGRFPLITLSQRTDETIWRGERLRQVADAGLGEWIQLDSLAPQAVRTLLRSMEVPALERMAEDIARYTGGNPLFVVETARHLVESNTLEGDFPAGLPPPGRARSIIQKRLARLSPEALRLAQVLAVAGVDLPLGQAAAVLETSEERLVTAWRELEEAALVRGAWFSHDLVGEALLADLSPSIRELLSARLARRNTQA; this is encoded by the coding sequence TTGGACGATTGGCGCATCGAGCTTCTGGGCAGTGCTCGGCTCAACAGCGGGCGCAATGGCTCACGGCCGTTGGAGCGGAAGACGGCGGCCCTGCTCGCCTATGTCGCATTGGAAGGCGAGACGGCGCGAGGGAAACTGGCGGGCCTGTTCTGGCCGGAGTCCCGCGAGGCCACCGCGCGCAACAATCTGTCTCAATTGCTGAGACGCCTGCGCGAGCTGCTGGGAGAGTCCGCCGTGGAGGGCCGAGACACCGTGCGGCTCCGCGAGGACCTGCTGGTGGACGTGAGGGAGCTCGTACGTGGCGAGCCCACATGGATGGACAGCCCGGGTGGCGAGCTGCTCGCGCAGCTGAGCTACGACGGGTGCGAAGCGCTGGAGGGCTGGCTGCGCGCCACCCGCATGCGGGTGATGAGCCTGCAACAGAAGTCCCTGGAGGCGCGGGTCCTGCTCGAGGAAGGCGAGGGGCGGCTGCCCGCTGCCCTGGAGGCGGCGCAACGGATGATCCTGCTGGAGCCCACCTCCGAGAAGGCGTTCCAGCACCTCATGCGCCTCCATCACCAGCTCGGGAACCGGCGTGCCGCGTTGCAGGTCTGGTACCAGTGTGAACAAGTCCTGGAGCGGGAGCTGGGGACCCGGCCCTCGGCCGAGACACGCCAGCTCGTCCACGACATCCAGAAGGAGCCCATCCCGCCTCCCCACAGCCCTCTCGCGAGGCGGGCGCTACCGCTCGCCGTGGTGCACCCTCCCCTGCTCGCGGGGCGCGAGCGCGAGTGGGTCCGGATGGAAGAGGCCTGGGCCGCGCGCCGACCGATGTTCGTGATAGGGCCAGCAGGCGTGGGCAAGTCCCGGCTGCTCATGGACTTCGCCCGCTCCCGGGGGAGCTGGCTGCTGCTGACGGCCCGGCCAGGGGACTTCGACGTGCCCTATGCCACGTACGTGCGAGGCGTGCGCGAGGTGTTGCGGCGCAACCCGGGTCTGGTGCTGGAGGATTGGGTACGGCGCGAGCTGTCGCGGCTGCTCCCGGAGCTGAGCGGGGAAGCCCTGCCCCTCCCACTCAGTCCGGAGGAAAGGGCCCGCGTCTTCGCCGCCGTCGTCCAACTGGCGCGCCTGACGCTGCGCGGGTTCGACACCATCGCCTTCGATGATGCCCAGTACATGGACAGAGACAGCAGCGAGCTGAGCCTCTACATCCTCGCGCAGCTCCAAGACGAGATGTCCACCGGGCGTTTCCCGCTGATCACCCTCAGCCAACGCACCGACGAGACCATCTGGAGGGGCGAGCGGCTCCGTCAGGTGGCGGATGCCGGCCTGGGAGAGTGGATCCAACTCGATTCACTCGCACCGCAGGCGGTGCGCACCCTGCTGCGAAGCATGGAGGTCCCCGCTCTGGAGCGGATGGCGGAAGACATCGCCCGCTACACCGGGGGCAATCCGCTCTTCGTCGTGGAGACGGCCAGACACCTCGTCGAGTCCAACACGCTCGAAGGGGATTTCCCCGCGGGACTGCCTCCGCCGGGGAGGGCCCGCTCCATCATCCAGAAGCGACTGGCCCGCTTGTCCCCCGAAGCGCTCCGGCTGGCGCAGGTGCTCGCGGTGGCCGGGGTGGACCTCCCCCTGGGGCAGGCGGCGGCGGTGTTGGAGACTTCCGAGGAGCGATTGGTGACGGCCTGGCGGGAGTTGGAGGAGGCCGCGCTCGTCCGGGGCGCGTGGTTCAGCCATGACCTGGTGGGGGAGGCCCTCCTGGCCGATCTGTCTCCATCCATCCGGGAGTTGCTCTCCGCACGGCTGGCCCGGCGAAACACCCAGGCGTGA